One Sanguibacter keddieii DSM 10542 genomic window carries:
- a CDS encoding glycoside hydrolase family 1 protein produces MSVSPTTDRPNSVRPLSVPAGFLWGASTAAHQIEGNNTASDWWHLETTPGSHVVEPSGDAADSYHRWAEDMDILVDLGLTDYRFSIEWARIEPTEGRFSNAELAHYRRMVDGAIERGLRPVVTLHHFTVPQWFAARGGWTAPGAVELFVRYVERTAPVIGTGVSHVCTINEPNMVAMFGAIASLGAEAFREAGLPLPDAATTEVLVEAHHAARAAIKAIDPQIQVGWTIANQVYQALPGAEAVTAEYSWPREDVFLVAARDDDWVGVQSYTRTRVGTDGPLHPEPGVELTLSGYEFYPQAVGEAARHTWEVTEHTPVIVTENGLSVTDDTRRVAYLHGALDSLERAMADGVDIRGYLHWSLLDNYEWGSYAPTFGLVAVDRETFERHPKPSAHELGRIAQGGAFPRP; encoded by the coding sequence ATGTCCGTCAGTCCCACGACCGACCGCCCCAACTCCGTCCGCCCCCTGTCGGTCCCCGCAGGGTTCCTCTGGGGCGCGTCGACCGCCGCCCACCAGATCGAGGGCAACAACACCGCCTCGGACTGGTGGCACCTCGAGACCACCCCCGGCAGCCACGTCGTGGAGCCGAGCGGCGACGCCGCCGACAGCTACCACCGGTGGGCCGAGGACATGGACATCCTCGTCGACCTCGGGCTCACCGACTACAGGTTCAGCATCGAGTGGGCTCGCATCGAGCCGACCGAGGGTCGGTTCTCGAACGCCGAGCTCGCCCACTACCGGCGCATGGTCGACGGCGCGATCGAGCGTGGCCTGCGCCCCGTCGTCACGCTGCACCACTTCACCGTCCCGCAGTGGTTCGCCGCACGCGGCGGCTGGACGGCGCCTGGCGCGGTCGAGCTCTTCGTCCGCTACGTCGAGCGCACCGCCCCCGTCATCGGCACCGGTGTGAGCCACGTCTGCACCATCAACGAGCCGAACATGGTCGCGATGTTCGGAGCCATCGCGTCGTTGGGCGCCGAGGCGTTCCGCGAGGCCGGCCTCCCGCTGCCCGACGCGGCGACCACCGAGGTGCTCGTCGAGGCGCACCACGCCGCACGCGCCGCGATCAAGGCCATCGACCCGCAGATCCAGGTCGGCTGGACCATCGCCAACCAGGTGTACCAGGCGCTCCCCGGCGCCGAGGCCGTGACGGCCGAGTACTCGTGGCCGCGCGAGGACGTGTTCCTCGTGGCCGCCCGCGACGACGACTGGGTGGGCGTGCAGTCGTACACCCGCACCCGCGTCGGCACCGACGGCCCGCTGCACCCGGAGCCCGGCGTCGAGCTGACGCTCAGCGGCTACGAGTTCTACCCCCAGGCCGTCGGCGAGGCCGCACGGCACACGTGGGAGGTCACCGAGCACACCCCGGTGATCGTCACCGAGAACGGGCTGTCCGTCACGGACGACACCCGCCGCGTCGCGTACCTGCACGGCGCGCTCGACAGCCTCGAGCGGGCGATGGCCGACGGCGTCGACATCCGCGGGTACCTGCACTGGAGCCTGCTCGACAACTACGAGTGGGGCTCCTACGCGCCGACCTTCGGACTCGTGGCGGTCGACCGCGAGACCTTCGAGCGCCACCCGAAGCCCTCCGCCCACGAGCTCGGCCGCATCGCCCAGGGCGGCGCCTTCCCCCGCCCCTGA
- a CDS encoding MFS transporter: MSLTSDPSTSPQSRDGLDVGPATPDVQPARPRLGRIAPVFLVAHFGWMLPVAAGGTLIQALMEQIDADAKVALYAVLSVVGAVAGMLANIVFGALSDRTRTRWGSRNPWILVGGLVAAAAVMTMSVAPSFALLVVLWGVFQVSLNAFLGPLIAILADRVAPESLGKASSVVGVGQLLAQSLGGVVAASFLAVPRDGLKVVPLTLVVAALVVFFFARDTDNRGVPRPALNARELLATFRVPRDADFLWALAGRFLLLLSFMLVVLYQLFVLTDYVGLTTEQAAPVIATGGLIMAASSGLSTLVSGPLSDWLGRRKALVMGASFVLAFATVPLAVSPTVTSFYLFLAVGGFAYGIYVAVDQALMAEVLPDQENRAKDLGILNVANTGPQILAPVIAGVIVSLAGYRGIFVTAIVVAIVSALCIKPIRRVR; the protein is encoded by the coding sequence ATGTCCCTCACCTCAGACCCCAGCACCTCGCCGCAGTCGCGCGACGGCCTCGACGTCGGACCCGCCACCCCGGACGTCCAGCCGGCCCGGCCGCGCCTCGGCCGCATCGCGCCGGTGTTCCTCGTCGCCCACTTCGGCTGGATGCTCCCCGTCGCCGCGGGTGGCACGCTCATCCAGGCACTCATGGAGCAGATCGACGCCGACGCCAAGGTCGCCCTCTACGCCGTCCTCTCCGTCGTGGGAGCGGTCGCCGGGATGCTGGCGAACATCGTCTTCGGCGCCCTCTCCGACCGCACGCGCACCCGCTGGGGCTCGCGCAACCCGTGGATCCTCGTCGGCGGGCTCGTCGCAGCCGCCGCGGTCATGACCATGTCGGTCGCACCGAGCTTTGCGCTCCTCGTCGTCCTGTGGGGCGTGTTCCAGGTGTCGCTCAACGCGTTCCTCGGACCGCTCATCGCGATCCTCGCCGACCGCGTCGCCCCCGAGAGCCTCGGCAAGGCGTCGTCCGTCGTCGGTGTCGGGCAGCTGCTCGCGCAGAGCCTCGGCGGCGTCGTCGCGGCCAGCTTCCTCGCCGTCCCCCGCGACGGCCTCAAGGTCGTCCCGCTCACCCTCGTCGTCGCCGCGCTCGTCGTCTTCTTCTTCGCCCGCGACACCGACAACCGCGGCGTCCCGCGGCCAGCGCTGAACGCCCGCGAGCTGCTCGCGACGTTCCGCGTCCCTCGCGACGCCGACTTCCTCTGGGCCCTCGCCGGCAGGTTCCTGCTGCTGCTCTCCTTCATGCTCGTGGTGCTCTACCAGCTGTTCGTGCTCACCGACTACGTCGGCCTCACCACCGAGCAGGCCGCCCCGGTGATCGCGACCGGCGGGCTCATCATGGCCGCGTCGTCCGGCCTGTCCACCCTCGTGTCCGGACCGCTGTCCGACTGGCTCGGCCGCCGCAAGGCCCTGGTCATGGGCGCGTCGTTCGTCCTCGCCTTCGCGACGGTGCCGCTCGCCGTCTCGCCGACCGTCACGTCGTTCTACCTGTTCCTCGCCGTCGGCGGGTTCGCCTACGGCATCTACGTCGCGGTCGACCAGGCCCTCATGGCAGAGGTCCTCCCCGACCAGGAGAACCGCGCCAAGGACCTCGGCATCCTCAACGTCGCCAACACCGGCCCGCAGATCCTCGCCCCCGTGATCGCCGGCGTGATCGTCAGCCTCGCCGGCTACCGCGGCATCTTCGTCACGGCCATCGTCGTGGCGATCGTCTCCGCGCTCTGCATCAAGCCGATCCGCCGCGTCCGCTGA
- a CDS encoding TetR/AcrR family transcriptional regulator, with amino-acid sequence MNRPRGPYAKTARRREEILQAALEAYAESDAAGPTIKDIARRAGLSEAGVLHHFGGREELLTAVVAERDEVDARAYADHFAPLVQHNMQTPGLVRLFTRIAAASVESDHPANEFFAARYARLRDEIGATGPGGGDDEDAWRARVMLAVVDGLQLQWLHDPSIDMAGDAVRLAEALGLALDEEAPADGTDEPDQTPGSAGPVSGGSPAAPGS; translated from the coding sequence ATGAACCGCCCCAGAGGCCCGTACGCCAAGACCGCGCGACGGCGCGAGGAGATCCTCCAGGCGGCCCTCGAGGCCTACGCGGAGAGCGACGCGGCGGGCCCCACGATCAAGGACATCGCCCGCCGTGCCGGACTGAGCGAGGCCGGGGTGCTGCACCACTTCGGGGGTCGCGAAGAGCTCCTCACCGCCGTGGTCGCCGAGCGCGACGAGGTCGACGCGCGCGCCTACGCCGACCACTTCGCGCCGCTGGTCCAGCACAACATGCAGACCCCGGGGCTGGTCCGGCTCTTCACGCGCATCGCGGCCGCCTCCGTCGAGTCCGACCACCCTGCCAACGAGTTCTTCGCCGCCCGCTACGCACGCCTCCGTGACGAGATCGGTGCGACGGGCCCCGGCGGAGGCGACGACGAGGACGCGTGGCGCGCCCGGGTGATGCTCGCCGTCGTCGACGGCCTCCAGCTCCAGTGGCTCCACGACCCGAGCATCGACATGGCAGGGGATGCTGTGCGGCTCGCGGAGGCGCTCGGGCTGGCGCTCGACGAGGAAGCCCCCGCGGACGGGACCGACGAGCCCGACCAGACGCCCGGCTCG